A single genomic interval of Lacrimispora sphenoides JCM 1415 harbors:
- a CDS encoding 1-deoxy-D-xylulose-5-phosphate reductoisomerase, with product MRKIAILGSTGSVGKQTLEVAENQKDIEVTALAAGSNIRLLEEQIRKFHPKIACVWREDKARELAASVKDLPVRIVSGMEGLMEAATESSAEIVVTAIVGMIGIRPTIAAIEVGKDIALANKETLVTAGHIIMPLAKERGVKILPVDSEHSAIYQCLNGEDKKAIHKILLTASGGPFRGKTRKEMESVQVEDALNHPNWSMGRKITIDSSTMVNKGLEVMEAKWLFGVEMDQVEVVIQPKSVIHSMVEFEDGAVMAQLGTPDMKLPIQYALFYPERRFLPGDRLDFWTINQITFEKPDMVNFPGLKLAYIAGKEGGTLPTVFNAANERAVAKFLNREISYPTITDMIEGAMNGHTVKENPTVEEILEAEAAAYEYIESRW from the coding sequence ATGAGGAAAATAGCAATCCTGGGTTCAACGGGATCCGTCGGGAAACAAACTCTGGAGGTGGCTGAAAATCAAAAAGATATAGAAGTGACCGCCTTGGCGGCAGGCAGTAACATCCGCCTGTTAGAGGAGCAAATCAGAAAATTTCATCCAAAGATCGCATGTGTATGGAGAGAAGATAAGGCCAGGGAGCTGGCGGCATCGGTAAAGGATTTGCCGGTCCGCATTGTTTCCGGAATGGAAGGCCTTATGGAAGCAGCCACAGAAAGCTCTGCAGAAATTGTGGTCACTGCCATCGTTGGTATGATTGGAATCCGTCCTACCATCGCGGCTATTGAGGTGGGAAAGGACATTGCTCTTGCCAACAAGGAAACCCTTGTAACTGCCGGGCACATCATTATGCCTTTAGCAAAGGAACGGGGAGTAAAGATTCTCCCTGTGGACAGCGAGCACAGCGCCATTTATCAGTGCTTAAACGGAGAAGATAAAAAAGCCATACATAAGATCCTTTTGACAGCGTCAGGCGGTCCTTTCCGGGGGAAAACCAGAAAAGAGATGGAGTCAGTCCAGGTGGAGGATGCGTTAAATCATCCCAACTGGTCTATGGGCAGGAAAATTACCATTGATTCCTCCACTATGGTCAATAAAGGCCTTGAAGTGATGGAAGCAAAATGGCTTTTTGGAGTGGAAATGGACCAGGTAGAAGTGGTAATCCAGCCTAAGAGCGTGATTCATTCCATGGTGGAGTTTGAGGATGGAGCAGTCATGGCCCAGCTTGGAACGCCGGATATGAAGCTTCCGATCCAGTATGCACTTTTCTATCCGGAGCGGAGATTTCTTCCCGGAGATCGTCTGGATTTCTGGACCATAAATCAAATAACTTTTGAAAAACCGGATATGGTAAATTTTCCAGGTTTAAAATTGGCATATATTGCCGGGAAAGAAGGCGGAACACTTCCAACAGTTTTCAATGCTGCCAATGAACGGGCAGTTGCCAAATTTTTAAACAGAGAAATTTCATATCCAACCATAACTGATATGATAGAGGGAGCTATGAACGGGCATACTGTAAAAGAGAATCCAACAGTAGAGGAAATTCTTGAAGCAGAGGCTGCAGCTTATGAATATATAGAAAGCAGGTGGTAA
- the rseP gene encoding RIP metalloprotease RseP, translated as MSSVIVAILVFGLIVLIHELGHFLFAKMNGIAVVEFSIGMGPRLVRFKKGETIYSIKALPLGGSCMMLGEDEENPDERAFQNKSIPARMSVIAAGPIFNFILAFFLAVLLVGMNGYDTTYIKEVTENSPAYEAGIQPGDKLLRINGESVSMYRDYILYKLLKPEEKMNLVEYSRVDPTTGTESIHSVSVNPQYSKESGKYLIGIIIAPENKKAASIGELVKYGYMEMEYDVKLTVKSLGMLFTGKASVNDLSGPVGIVVMIDDSVKAGLTVSVVAALMNVISMCILLSANLGVMNLLPIPALDGGRLLFLIIEAIRGKRMDPEKEGLVNLISMAALMALMIFVVFNDISRFT; from the coding sequence TTGTCCAGCGTTATCGTAGCGATTCTGGTTTTTGGGCTGATCGTATTAATTCATGAATTAGGGCATTTTTTATTCGCGAAAATGAACGGAATCGCGGTGGTTGAGTTTTCAATCGGCATGGGACCAAGATTGGTCCGTTTTAAGAAAGGTGAGACTATTTATTCCATAAAGGCGCTGCCCTTGGGCGGTTCCTGTATGATGCTGGGAGAAGATGAGGAAAATCCCGATGAGCGGGCATTCCAGAATAAATCAATTCCGGCCCGGATGTCAGTAATTGCAGCCGGTCCTATCTTTAATTTTATTTTAGCTTTTTTCCTGGCTGTACTTCTGGTAGGGATGAACGGATATGATACGACCTATATTAAGGAAGTAACCGAAAATTCGCCTGCTTATGAGGCAGGGATCCAGCCTGGGGATAAGCTGCTCCGGATCAATGGGGAAAGTGTATCCATGTATCGGGATTATATTCTTTATAAGCTTTTAAAGCCAGAAGAGAAGATGAATCTTGTAGAATATTCCAGAGTGGATCCAACGACCGGAACTGAAAGCATTCATTCTGTTTCTGTTAATCCGCAGTATTCAAAGGAAAGCGGGAAATATCTGATTGGTATTATCATTGCTCCTGAGAATAAAAAGGCTGCCTCTATTGGCGAGCTGGTAAAATACGGTTACATGGAAATGGAATACGATGTGAAGCTGACAGTAAAAAGCCTTGGCATGCTCTTTACCGGTAAGGCAAGTGTCAATGATTTAAGCGGTCCGGTGGGCATTGTAGTCATGATTGATGATTCTGTTAAGGCTGGACTTACGGTCAGTGTTGTAGCGGCACTTATGAATGTAATCAGCATGTGTATTCTGCTGAGTGCAAACTTAGGCGTTATGAATCTTCTTCCGATCCCTGCCCTTGATGGAGGGAGGCTTTTGTTTCTGATTATTGAAGCCATCAGAGGCAAGCGTATGGATCCGGAGAAGGAGGGCCTGGTTAATTTGATCAGTATGGCTGCCCTTATGGCCCTCATGATTTTTGTGGTGTTTAACGATATCAGCAGGTTTACGTGA
- a CDS encoding peptide ABC transporter substrate-binding protein, whose protein sequence is MKKMSLVLAAVMATGMILSACGGNKSAGPSEGGTTNAANGEATTPGGESSGGLDLAVQVGPNPETIDPALNSAADGANVIVHAFEPLLIVNSENKIVGGQAETYDVSEDGLTYTFHLRDGLKWSDGTPLTANDFVYSWKRLADPNTAAPYGADMLGYVKGYEEAAAGDPDALGVSASDDKTLVVELSAPCVYFSKLVTHASMVPVQQTVVDAAGDQWCLKPDTYISNGPLKMIEWVPGSHITFAKNENYWNADKITLNTLKFVLMEDANAAYSAYQTGEVSMIKDVPTEEIPALKGKEEFHVEPGMGISYIDFQNQKEPFNNPDVRKALSLAIDRDYLANTVMQGIGAPAANFVPRGVSDAEGGTFFEDVTRKNNGGDFFNIEDHEADIAKAKELLAKAGYPDGKGFPVTEYMTNDAGYNKAVAEYLQSCWKENLGINVDIKILEWATFTPTRRAGDYQIARDAWSFDYDDPSNLLNLMMSTSGNNNALYKNPELDKLLNEANSTADVKEHYEKLHEAENMILNDAAIAPLNYRNEFWLKDPKLKGTWYSPYGYWFFQFATMD, encoded by the coding sequence ATGAAAAAAATGTCACTTGTATTGGCTGCTGTTATGGCAACCGGCATGATCCTTTCCGCTTGCGGCGGTAATAAATCGGCTGGTCCATCTGAAGGCGGTACTACCAATGCAGCGAATGGGGAAGCAACTACCCCAGGAGGAGAATCATCTGGAGGTCTTGACCTTGCAGTTCAGGTCGGCCCGAACCCGGAAACCATTGATCCCGCTTTAAATAGTGCGGCTGATGGTGCAAACGTGATCGTACATGCCTTTGAGCCTTTACTGATCGTAAATTCAGAGAACAAGATTGTAGGCGGTCAGGCAGAAACCTACGATGTATCTGAAGATGGACTTACCTATACCTTCCACCTTCGTGATGGTTTGAAGTGGAGTGATGGTACTCCTCTGACAGCCAATGACTTTGTGTATTCCTGGAAGAGACTGGCAGATCCTAATACAGCAGCTCCTTATGGGGCAGACATGCTGGGTTATGTAAAGGGCTATGAAGAGGCAGCTGCCGGAGATCCGGATGCCCTTGGTGTTTCAGCTTCCGATGACAAGACTCTTGTAGTAGAATTATCCGCTCCCTGCGTGTATTTTTCAAAGCTGGTTACTCATGCCTCCATGGTTCCGGTGCAGCAGACAGTTGTAGATGCAGCTGGGGATCAGTGGTGCTTAAAGCCTGACACTTATATCTCTAACGGACCTTTAAAGATGATTGAGTGGGTACCAGGCTCTCATATTACTTTTGCGAAAAATGAAAATTATTGGAACGCAGATAAGATCACTTTAAATACTTTAAAATTCGTCCTGATGGAAGATGCTAATGCGGCTTACAGCGCTTATCAGACCGGAGAAGTATCCATGATTAAGGATGTACCTACAGAGGAGATCCCGGCGCTTAAGGGCAAAGAAGAGTTCCATGTTGAGCCAGGTATGGGTATTTCCTATATCGATTTCCAGAACCAGAAGGAGCCATTTAACAATCCGGATGTGCGTAAAGCTTTAAGCCTTGCCATTGACCGTGATTATCTGGCTAATACCGTTATGCAGGGTATTGGCGCTCCTGCGGCTAACTTTGTTCCACGTGGTGTTTCTGATGCAGAAGGCGGAACCTTCTTTGAGGATGTAACACGCAAGAACAACGGTGGTGACTTCTTTAATATTGAAGATCATGAAGCAGATATTGCAAAGGCGAAAGAGCTTCTTGCAAAGGCTGGATATCCTGACGGAAAAGGCTTCCCTGTTACGGAGTATATGACCAATGATGCTGGCTATAACAAAGCGGTAGCAGAATACCTGCAGAGCTGCTGGAAGGAAAACCTTGGCATTAACGTAGACATTAAGATCCTTGAGTGGGCAACCTTTACACCTACCCGCCGTGCAGGAGATTATCAGATTGCCCGTGATGCCTGGAGTTTTGATTATGATGATCCTTCCAATCTTTTAAACCTGATGATGTCTACAAGCGGCAATAATAATGCTTTGTACAAAAATCCGGAGCTTGACAAGCTGCTCAATGAGGCCAACTCCACTGCTGATGTTAAAGAGCACTATGAGAAGCTTCATGAGGCAGAAAACATGATCCTTAACGACGCAGCCATTGCACCGCTTAATTACCGGAATGAATTCTGGCTAAAGGATCCTAAGTTAAAGGGAACATGGTATTCTCCATATGGATACTGGTTCTTCCAGTTTGCTACCATGGACTAA
- a CDS encoding ABC transporter ATP-binding protein: MENKNLVEVQNLQQYFPVAGGKLFEKKVVKAVDNVSFGIKKGETLGLVGESGCGKTTTGRTLLRLYEPTAGKIFFDGEDITKVNMLPYRRKMQIVFQDPYASLDPRMTVGDIIGEAIDIHHLASNKKDRQDQIISVLSTVGLNSEHANRYPHEFSGGQRQRVGIARALAVNPQFIVCDEPVSALDVSIQAQVVNMFEQLQEELGLTYLFIAHDLSIVKHISNRIGVMYLGKMVELADSYELTFHSVHPYTKSLISAIPIADPETSRKSKRIVLEGDVPSPVNPPSGCRFRTRCPYADELCAAQEPEWREVSSGHFAACHHLDKVN, from the coding sequence ATGGAAAATAAAAATCTTGTAGAGGTGCAGAATTTACAGCAGTATTTCCCTGTTGCCGGTGGCAAGTTATTTGAGAAAAAGGTCGTAAAAGCAGTAGATAACGTTTCTTTTGGAATTAAAAAGGGCGAGACTTTAGGACTGGTTGGAGAATCCGGCTGCGGAAAAACTACCACAGGCCGTACTTTGCTCCGGCTTTATGAGCCTACCGCAGGAAAGATTTTCTTTGACGGAGAAGATATTACCAAGGTAAACATGCTCCCTTACCGCCGAAAGATGCAGATCGTGTTCCAGGATCCTTATGCCAGCCTGGATCCCCGTATGACCGTTGGGGATATTATCGGCGAGGCAATTGACATCCATCATCTTGCTTCTAATAAAAAGGATCGTCAGGATCAGATCATTTCTGTTCTGTCAACAGTAGGACTTAATTCAGAGCACGCAAACCGTTACCCTCATGAATTTTCCGGCGGTCAGCGTCAGCGTGTGGGTATTGCCCGCGCTCTGGCAGTAAACCCTCAGTTTATCGTCTGTGACGAGCCGGTATCGGCTCTGGATGTTTCCATTCAGGCGCAGGTTGTCAATATGTTTGAACAGCTTCAGGAGGAACTGGGACTGACCTATCTGTTTATAGCCCATGATCTTTCTATTGTGAAGCATATTTCCAACCGGATCGGAGTTATGTACTTAGGAAAAATGGTAGAGCTTGCAGACAGCTATGAACTGACGTTCCACAGCGTACACCCATATACCAAGAGCCTGATTTCTGCCATCCCGATTGCGGATCCCGAAACCAGCCGTAAATCTAAGAGAATTGTTCTGGAAGGGGATGTACCAAGCCCGGTAAATCCGCCATCCGGCTGCCGTTTCCGTACACGGTGTCCTTATGCGGATGAACTTTGTGCTGCACAGGAACCGGAGTGGAGAGAGGTTTCTTCCGGTCATTTTGCTGCATGTCACCATCTGGACAAGGTAAACTGA
- the ispG gene encoding flavodoxin-dependent (E)-4-hydroxy-3-methylbut-2-enyl-diphosphate synthase: MSREKTRVIRIGDRVIGGGNPVLIQSMCNTKTQDVAETVSQIKALTEAGCDIIRVAVPDMEAAAALKQIKKQISIPLVADIHFDYRLAIASIESGADKIRINPGNIGSADRVRAAVEKAREYDIPIRVGVNSGSLEKNLIEKYGGVTAEGIVESALQKVRMIEELGYEKLVISIKSSNVLMCVKAHELIARQSDYPLHVGITEAGTYVSGTIKSSVGLGIILHEGIGDTIRVSLTGDPVEEVKTAKLILKTLGLRKGGVEVVSCPTCGRTRIDLISLANQVEKLVSEFDHLDIKVAVMGCVVNGPGEAREADLGIAGGIGEGLLMKKGEIIRKVPEDELLQALKEELMKMQ, encoded by the coding sequence ATGAGCAGAGAGAAAACAAGAGTAATCCGCATCGGAGACAGGGTAATCGGCGGAGGAAATCCGGTCCTGATCCAGTCTATGTGCAATACGAAAACACAGGATGTGGCTGAAACAGTAAGCCAGATTAAAGCCCTGACAGAGGCTGGCTGCGATATCATCCGGGTTGCGGTGCCGGACATGGAAGCGGCTGCTGCCTTAAAGCAGATAAAGAAGCAGATCTCCATTCCACTGGTAGCGGATATTCATTTTGATTACCGGCTTGCCATCGCTTCCATAGAATCCGGAGCGGATAAGATCCGGATTAACCCAGGGAATATCGGATCGGCCGACCGGGTCCGGGCGGCTGTGGAAAAGGCCAGGGAATATGATATTCCCATCCGGGTAGGTGTAAACAGCGGTTCCCTTGAAAAGAATCTGATAGAGAAATACGGCGGGGTGACTGCAGAAGGTATTGTGGAAAGCGCACTTCAAAAAGTACGGATGATTGAGGAACTGGGATATGAAAAACTTGTCATCAGCATTAAATCTTCCAATGTGCTCATGTGCGTCAAAGCTCATGAACTGATTGCCAGGCAGTCGGATTATCCACTTCATGTGGGAATAACCGAAGCGGGCACTTATGTCTCCGGGACAATCAAATCCTCGGTAGGTCTGGGAATCATTCTTCATGAAGGTATCGGAGATACCATCCGTGTATCTTTAACAGGAGACCCGGTGGAGGAAGTGAAGACCGCAAAGCTGATTTTAAAGACACTTGGTTTAAGAAAGGGCGGTGTAGAAGTAGTATCCTGCCCGACCTGCGGAAGGACCAGGATCGATCTGATCTCTTTGGCAAACCAGGTGGAAAAACTGGTTTCAGAATTCGACCATCTGGATATTAAGGTAGCTGTTATGGGCTGCGTGGTAAATGGACCTGGAGAAGCCAGGGAAGCGGATCTTGGAATTGCGGGAGGAATCGGAGAAGGCCTCTTGATGAAAAAAGGAGAGATTATCCGTAAGGTACCGGAAGATGAACTGCTTCAGGCCCTAAAGGAAGAGCTTATGAAGATGCAATAG
- a CDS encoding phosphatidate cytidylyltransferase: protein MFTTRLISGVILVIIALFTVGSGGVLLFATTLSISMIGLFELYRVMKIQKNPLGFMGYLTALSYYGLLWFHGEQFMMLMFIAFLMILMSIYVFAFPRYQMEEVTVAFFGVFYVTVMLSYLYQVRAMADGKYLVWLVFLSSWGCDTCAYCVGMLIGKHRLAPVLSPKKSIEGAIGGVAGAALLGILYATLFGGSMTEIRNPQAACGLACAIGAVISQVGDLAASAIKRNHQVKDYGKLIPGHGGILDRFDSMLFTAPAIYFAVTFLR from the coding sequence ATGTTTACAACCAGACTGATAAGCGGAGTCATTCTCGTTATCATAGCTCTTTTTACAGTTGGAAGTGGGGGAGTATTGCTTTTTGCCACAACCCTTTCCATATCTATGATTGGTTTGTTTGAGTTGTATCGCGTGATGAAGATACAGAAAAACCCATTGGGATTTATGGGCTATTTAACGGCCCTGTCCTATTATGGGCTGCTGTGGTTTCATGGAGAGCAGTTTATGATGCTCATGTTCATTGCATTTTTGATGATTCTTATGAGTATTTATGTATTTGCCTTTCCTAGGTATCAGATGGAAGAGGTGACGGTGGCCTTTTTTGGAGTTTTTTATGTTACAGTCATGTTGTCTTATCTTTATCAGGTCCGTGCCATGGCAGACGGGAAATATCTGGTGTGGCTGGTATTTTTAAGCTCATGGGGGTGTGATACCTGTGCTTATTGCGTGGGTATGCTCATAGGAAAGCACAGGCTGGCTCCTGTACTCAGTCCTAAAAAGTCTATAGAAGGGGCAATCGGCGGAGTGGCCGGCGCAGCTCTTCTGGGTATTCTTTATGCAACTCTTTTTGGAGGATCCATGACAGAGATCCGCAATCCCCAGGCAGCCTGTGGACTGGCTTGTGCCATTGGAGCGGTAATCTCCCAGGTTGGGGATCTGGCTGCATCTGCAATCAAACGCAATCATCAGGTAAAGGATTATGGAAAATTGATTCCGGGCCATGGGGGAATTCTGGACCGTTTTGACAGCATGCTCTTTACGGCACCTGCCATTTATTTTGCGGTAACATTTTTACGTTAA
- a CDS encoding peptide ABC transporter substrate-binding protein: MKKMSLVLAAVMTSGMILSACGGNNTAGTKAGSDTNTTAAANGETAAPADGTSTALDLAVQVGPNPETIDPALNSAADGANIIVHAYEPLMIVDPENKIVGGQAESFDVSEDGLTYTFHLRDGLKWSDGTPLTAEDFVYSWKRLADPNTAAPYAGDMLGYVKGYEDAASGNLDALAVSAPDDKTFVVELSVPCVYFSKLITHASMVPVQKATIEANGDQWTLKPETYVSNGPLKMVEWVPGSHITFGKNENYWNASKVTLNTLKFVLMEDANAAYSAYQAGEVSMIKTLPTEEIPTLRTTDDFQIGSTMGTYYISFQTQKEPFNNPDVRKALSLAIDRDYVANTVMQGIYAPSTNFVGPGISDAENGSSFEEVTRKNNGGDFFNVADHEADIAKAKELLAKAGYPDGQGFPTIEYMTNDQLFHKPLAEYLQSCWKEALGVNMDIKIVEWSTFTPTRRAGDFQIARNGWLLDYDDPSNMLNLFKSTSGNNDGKYNNPEVDKKLDEANSTSDVAKHYALLHDAENMILEDSAIAPVAYYSQPWLQDPKLKGTWYSPYGYWFFQYATME, translated from the coding sequence ATGAAAAAAATGTCACTTGTGTTGGCTGCTGTTATGACCTCCGGTATGATTCTTTCCGCTTGCGGCGGAAATAATACCGCTGGCACGAAAGCAGGTTCTGACACAAACACAACTGCGGCAGCTAACGGCGAAACTGCAGCACCCGCGGATGGGACTTCTACCGCACTTGATCTTGCAGTGCAGGTTGGTCCAAATCCCGAGACCATTGATCCGGCACTGAACAGCGCTGCAGATGGTGCTAATATTATTGTTCATGCGTATGAACCTCTGATGATCGTTGATCCAGAGAACAAGATTGTGGGCGGTCAGGCTGAATCTTTTGATGTATCTGAGGATGGCCTTACCTATACCTTCCATCTTCGTGATGGCTTAAAGTGGAGTGATGGTACACCGCTGACAGCCGAGGATTTTGTATATTCATGGAAGAGACTTGCTGATCCTAATACGGCAGCTCCGTATGCAGGAGATATGCTTGGCTATGTAAAGGGATATGAAGACGCAGCATCAGGCAATCTGGATGCTCTGGCTGTTTCCGCACCTGATGATAAAACCTTTGTGGTTGAGTTGTCTGTTCCCTGTGTATATTTCTCAAAGCTGATCACTCATGCATCCATGGTTCCTGTACAGAAGGCTACGATTGAGGCAAATGGCGACCAGTGGACCTTAAAGCCGGAGACCTATGTGAGCAATGGTCCTTTAAAGATGGTTGAATGGGTACCAGGTTCTCACATTACCTTTGGTAAGAATGAAAATTACTGGAATGCAAGCAAGGTTACTTTAAATACCTTAAAATTCGTCCTGATGGAAGATGCCAATGCAGCTTACAGCGCATACCAGGCTGGTGAAGTATCCATGATTAAAACCCTTCCTACGGAAGAAATTCCAACCCTTAGAACTACCGATGATTTCCAGATAGGATCCACCATGGGCACATATTATATAAGCTTCCAGACCCAGAAGGAACCGTTTAATAACCCGGATGTGCGTAAAGCGTTGAGCCTTGCCATTGACCGTGATTATGTTGCCAATACTGTTATGCAGGGAATTTATGCTCCGTCAACAAATTTCGTTGGCCCTGGCATCTCTGATGCAGAAAATGGTTCTTCTTTTGAAGAAGTGACTCGTAAAAATAATGGCGGCGATTTCTTTAATGTTGCTGATCATGAAGCTGATATTGCTAAGGCAAAAGAACTTCTTGCAAAAGCCGGATATCCAGATGGCCAGGGATTTCCAACCATTGAATACATGACGAATGACCAGCTGTTCCATAAACCATTAGCTGAGTATTTACAGAGCTGCTGGAAGGAAGCACTGGGAGTTAATATGGACATTAAGATCGTTGAATGGTCTACCTTTACACCTACCCGTCGTGCAGGAGATTTCCAGATCGCACGTAACGGCTGGTTATTAGACTATGACGACCCATCCAATATGCTGAACTTATTTAAGTCCACCAGCGGTAATAACGATGGTAAGTACAATAACCCTGAAGTTGATAAGAAGCTTGATGAAGCAAACTCCACTTCTGATGTTGCAAAGCACTATGCATTGCTGCACGATGCAGAGAACATGATTTTAGAGGATTCCGCTATAGCTCCGGTTGCTTATTACAGCCAGCCATGGTTACAGGATCCTAAGTTAAAGGGTACATGGTATTCACCATATGGATATTGGTTCTTCCAGTATGCTACCATGGAATAG
- a CDS encoding isoprenyl transferase, with protein sequence MDKTNENMVIPEHVAIILDGNGRWAKKRGLPRSVGHKEGCVTVERTVEDAARLGIKYLTVYGFSTENWKRTSDEVGALMQLFRYYMVRLLKIAKANNVRVKMIGDRDRFDKDIIEGIGKLVEETKDNTGLTFIIAVNYGGRDEIVRAARKLMKDSAEGKLLPEDMTEEVFSSYLDTEGLPDPDLLIRTSGELRLSNYLLWQLAYTELYVTDCLWPDFNMEEMKKAIAAYNSRERRFGGVK encoded by the coding sequence ATGGACAAAACGAATGAGAATATGGTGATTCCGGAGCATGTCGCTATTATATTGGATGGCAATGGCAGATGGGCAAAAAAGCGTGGGCTTCCAAGAAGCGTGGGCCACAAGGAAGGATGCGTGACCGTAGAAAGAACAGTAGAGGATGCAGCAAGGCTTGGAATTAAGTATTTAACGGTTTATGGTTTTTCAACGGAAAACTGGAAACGTACTTCAGATGAAGTTGGAGCCTTAATGCAGCTGTTCCGCTATTATATGGTCAGGCTTTTGAAGATCGCCAAAGCCAATAATGTGCGTGTAAAGATGATCGGTGATAGGGATCGGTTTGACAAGGATATTATAGAGGGAATCGGTAAACTGGTGGAAGAGACGAAAGATAATACAGGTCTTACCTTTATCATTGCTGTTAATTACGGCGGCCGTGATGAGATTGTTCGCGCTGCCAGGAAACTCATGAAGGATTCGGCAGAAGGAAAGCTTTTGCCGGAGGATATGACGGAAGAAGTTTTTTCTTCTTATCTGGATACAGAAGGACTTCCGGACCCGGATCTTCTTATACGCACCAGCGGGGAGCTTCGGCTTTCCAATTATCTGCTGTGGCAGCTGGCCTATACGGAACTCTATGTTACGGATTGCCTTTGGCCTGATTTTAATATGGAAGAAATGAAAAAGGCAATTGCAGCGTACAATAGTAGGGAACGAAGATTCGGGGGAGTGAAGTGA
- the frr gene encoding ribosome recycling factor has product MQESLQVYEDKMNKTLKALENDYMTIRAGRANPHVLDKIRVDYYGTPTPIQQVGNISIPEARMIVIQPWEKSLLKAIEKAILTSELGINPTNDGNVIRLVFPELTEERRKDLVKDVKKKGEASKVAIRNIRRDANDLFKKQLKAEEISEDEQAEAEDKIQKLTDKMIAQVDKMIEEKSKDLLTV; this is encoded by the coding sequence ATGCAGGAGAGTTTACAGGTTTACGAAGACAAGATGAACAAGACATTAAAAGCGCTGGAGAATGACTATATGACAATCCGCGCAGGACGTGCCAACCCGCATGTGCTGGATAAAATAAGAGTGGATTATTATGGTACACCGACTCCTATCCAGCAGGTCGGCAACATTTCTATTCCGGAAGCCCGTATGATTGTGATCCAGCCATGGGAGAAGAGCCTGTTAAAGGCAATTGAAAAGGCAATTCTCACTTCTGAATTGGGAATCAACCCCACCAATGACGGCAATGTAATCCGCCTTGTATTTCCGGAGCTTACTGAGGAACGCAGAAAAGATCTGGTTAAGGATGTTAAGAAAAAAGGAGAGGCTTCCAAGGTCGCTATCCGTAACATCCGCCGTGATGCCAATGACTTATTTAAAAAGCAGTTAAAGGCAGAGGAAATTTCTGAAGATGAACAGGCAGAGGCTGAAGACAAGATTCAGAAGCTGACAGACAAGATGATCGCCCAGGTAGACAAAATGATTGAAGAAAAGTCAAAGGATCTTCTTACAGTATAA
- the pyrH gene encoding UMP kinase, producing the protein MNPRRVLLKLSGEALAGANKTGFDEATVKEVARQVKISVDAGVEVGIVIGGGNFWRGRTSDAIDRPKADQIGMLATIMNCIYVSEIFRNAGMSTQILTPFECGSMTELFSKDRANRYFDEGKVVFFAGGTGHPYFSTDTGIALRAIEMEADYILLAKSIDGVYDSDPKTNPNAVKYEEISIQEVIEKQLGVIDLTASIMCMENKMPLAVFSLNEKDGIANAMQGKINGTIVTA; encoded by the coding sequence ATGAATCCAAGACGTGTATTATTAAAGCTCAGTGGCGAAGCTCTTGCTGGTGCGAATAAGACGGGCTTTGACGAAGCGACTGTTAAAGAGGTCGCGCGGCAGGTTAAAATATCCGTGGATGCAGGTGTCGAAGTAGGCATTGTTATTGGCGGAGGTAACTTCTGGAGAGGCAGAACCAGCGATGCCATTGACCGTCCTAAGGCGGATCAGATCGGCATGCTTGCTACAATAATGAACTGCATTTATGTTTCAGAGATTTTCCGTAATGCCGGGATGAGTACACAGATACTGACCCCGTTTGAGTGTGGTTCCATGACAGAACTTTTTTCCAAGGACAGAGCTAACCGGTATTTTGATGAGGGCAAAGTTGTATTTTTTGCCGGAGGAACAGGCCATCCTTATTTTTCAACCGATACAGGCATTGCGCTTCGCGCCATTGAAATGGAGGCAGATTATATTTTACTGGCAAAATCCATTGACGGCGTATATGACAGTGATCCAAAGACAAATCCCAATGCTGTTAAATATGAGGAGATTTCCATTCAGGAGGTCATCGAGAAGCAGCTTGGTGTCATTGATTTAACGGCTTCCATCATGTGTATGGAAAATAAAATGCCCCTTGCGGTATTTAGCTTAAATGAAAAAGATGGCATTGCCAATGCAATGCAGGGAAAAATAAACGGTACCATAGTTACCGCATAA